The stretch of DNA ACGTAATAGCATAGTGTataaagcaacgaaaatttacattttcatgccgctcataccacgACTTCACCatgatctgaatttattttagatcgtggtgagcatggtgcgatcgtggtctagtgggactggggcttaaagaTCAAAGTTTGAAAAttatgaataacaaaaaaaatcttgaaatataaaaattaaagatgtggatatatatgattgccaatgagacaactatctacctaCATTCATATAAAAGTGAGTGTGAGTAATTACAAGCAACCCTGTGGACTCTAACATTGAGAGAAACCCATACTGTATCTGCAAGTTTAGAGAATCCCATTTCTACTGGATACCTTTCTGGACTCTACTCtattagtttaaatgttttatagATTTATAAAGTCAGACTGTCTATAACGTTAGGGTACCCAAATTGCTCCTATTTTGACAGAATTTCCCCTACATTTATCCTCGATCCAGACAAAAGATTTCATTctgtttttatcatgtttatataaaaattaattttcttgTGTACATTTTAATAATATTGGTTGATGGATAGATAATTTGGTACTgtatgtgatattgaaaaattaaTATCATATGCGTAATACATTCTGATCAATAATTGGAGAAACcatatatgttatttcaaatcatttttcATGTTATGATATTTAAGCATGTTCAGaaatatagcatcacattacAATGCTGCTGAAAGACACTGAGGATAACACTGATTTAAACCCATATtctaaacatacatgtaatttccatgtatctccctcatgcaaagctctgattcctttcacggatttgactatactttttggaccttttggattatagctcttcatcttttatataagctttggatttcaaatatttcggccacgagcatcactgaagagacatgtattgtcgaaatgcgcatctggtgcaggaaaattggtaccgttaatgttattactaccactgggtcgatgcctttgctggtggactgttagtccccgagggtatcaccagcccagtagccagtacttcggtactggcatgaaaatacagattttttgtgttattaaaatttgctgttacaaaatgttagaaattattataaattaaggaatgtatctccctcatgcaaagctctgattcctttcactgatttggctatactttttggacctttttgataatagctcttcatcttttatataagctttggattcaaatattttggccacgagcatcactgaagagacatgtattgtcgaaatgcgcatctggtgcaggaaaattggtactgttaatgttattccaatgcttttaaaaaaaaatatcattaaatatgaTACATATCAATGCATGTCTTAGCTTTTTGTGCTACAACcattaaaaacattatttttaggATGTAACGTAATGGTTGCTTCAAGGAATGAAGAAAGACTGAGAAAGGCAACAGATGAGATGAAAAAGAATATCACTTCTCCTGCAGAGCTAGATCACATGCAGTGTAATATCAGGAAAGAAGAACAAGTAATCTTAATAATGATATaggattatttttaaaagaatattgGTCACAGTTTTGTAAGAGAAATAACTTTGTAAATTTATTATTACagtaatttttatcattttcgaTATAAATTCTCAAAGTTTTATCACTCAATAAAATGTTAATCTTTGAAACCACTTGTCCAAAATGTTTGAATCATGTCATTCCCCTTACCAGAACACTCTTTTACCGGTACTATATGCTGATGACTATTAACGTCATTTAAATGTTTACTGGATCCTTGCATCTTTGAACTGGCTAGTAATTGTTCCTCAAGCAGCTTGACAATTATCAAACATCCATCTTTATTCTAATTATGTACATTATCTTACCCTGCCTTAAGATGtattaattttatcatatttaacaTTTATCTAAGCAGTCAATAAGCAAATCATCCCTATAATAGAATATTCATCCCTTTTCTCATCATACTGACGTAGATTTTATATTCCCAACAAACACAAAGGATGTTTGAGTCTGCACCTATAACTAAACTATCAGACGACAAAATAATGATTGGAAtcaagtggcggatccagaaattttcataagtgggggcccactgactgacctaagaggtggcccgcttcagtcacgcttcagtgattccctatataagcaaccaatttttttcccaaaaagggggggcccgggccccttgggccccccctctaaatccgcctctgatcaAGTGACACTTACTTTGCTTTATATCTAGTATCAATTAACAGGAAAGGAAAAATCCCTAATTAATACAGTGTTAAATATGTGGACCATTTAATGATTTATATAACATGTTTATAGTCAAAGTAGTCTGACACATAATTTCAGGTgtacagatttgtttttaaatgaaaaaattgtACTCTAGCACaactatttctttaaaattgaaaaGAATGGTAGACAGCCAAAATTTCAGCAATACAGCCACCCCCTTATATCCAACAAAAGAGAAAATCTTATGGCAATGAAATGGCTATTAAAATGTTAATTGTTAATATATTTCTATTCATTTATGACTCTTAGAGGGGATTTTATTAGATTTAGTATTAAAAGAATGTTTTAAGTACAAAATCTGATATGAACAACATTAAAACGGTTTGGGAAGTTAGATTTTTAATCATTGTAGGTACAAAATCTgatatcaaaaacattaaaacgGTTTGGCAAGTTAGATTTTTAATCATTGTAGGTACAAAATCTgatatcaaaaacattaaaacgGTTTGGCAAGTTAGATTTTTAATCATTGTAGGTACAAAATCTgatatcaaaaacattaaaacgGTTTGGCAAGTTAAATTTCCTAATCAACAATGGTGGAGGCCAGTTTCCTGCCCGTGCTGAGACATTTTCATTGAAAGGATGGAATGCTGTTATAGAAACTAATTTAACTGGAACATTTCTATGCTGTAGAGAAGGTAGTACTTTACTTGAAAATTTAAAACCTTATAAGAATCAACTTTTTAACTTTAAACCAGGTTTTCCAAATAATTTCTAACCATACATGTAAACTACAGTTTTATCCAAGAAATACATGAAAGTTACATCTTAATGTAAAAAATTCCAACAACAAAACTTTAAAACTAATTATaactaaaagaaaaacaatacctctaaaaatcaaaagaaaaatggtAAAGGATTATCATATGAAAACTtaagttttgtaaatattattttcttcttttctagAAGAGGCTGTCTATGAGAACCCTTGTAAAACTCCCAGAAAGCAAGTTCTGCATAGAACAAAACCACGttaaaattatcatttgaaaAAGAAGATGAGAGATGAGCCTATTAATTTTTGTTGCATTCTATGataactgttttgttttgttttattttatgacattattttttgtttattatccaGCCTACAACCAATGGATGAATGACAATGGAGGAGTTATTGTAAACATTATTGCTGACATGTGGAAGGGAATTCCTATGATGAGGTAACATCtgaatttttgttattataacaTATGCATTATGCATGTTATTGTGAAAGAAATGAAAGTTTTCCACAGAATCATTTGCAGTTCACCTGTCGATTATAAAGTTTTGTCAGTTCGCATGTTCCATTGAATAAATGCAATAtttattgttctctgtgtaggtTATTCACTGGACAATTAAATCTCTTCTAAGAAAAATCCAttactcattgattaatttacctgagtaaaaaaaatattttctaaatagaTGAAAATACATGTTCCACCTCACAAAACTGCATGGGattttgtatttattcaatatcaatagtACATGTATTGATGCTCAATCAGTTCAATGTAATCTGGGATTCAAAcattaaaagttgatttcaattttttttttaattgtttctattgaaaatgcacttttttgtgtttgtttggtTATAGCATATATGTTTAAGAAGGCCTTAATTTAAACATCATCATTTCCAAGTTTTAGTTTGTcaaactcacacaataaaatttcaacagtaacaatgttttaaatcttttttagCCACACAGGAGCAGCCCGGGCAGCCGTAGACAATCTGACGAAATCTTTAGCATTAGAATGGGCAGAGAGTGGAGTGAGAATTAATTCTGTGGCTCCTGTAAGTAAACCATAGCAATCAATTAGCAAAGAAAATATAGGTCTTTTATTAtttaatgttatacatgtattatgatgaTATAATATAATTGTGCAAGTTTGCATTGTCTAGCTAGATAAATGGTCCAAAGAAGTATGCCAATAGGCCATTTCTCAAATTATGTCTTTCACTGGAAATTACATCAATTTCACACACCTTTAtgacatcatttaccagataTGCAGGTGCTCCTGTATCCTTGctctattttaaaaagtttcaagCAATTTCAGAATCGTCATTCTGCAAGgtagtttatattttatattaatagtTATGTTCAGTAAGTACATACTTAATTTCTGAACCACTTAAATTGGGGTGACCATCTTATTAGATTTTAACTTCCAACCTTTTTTGTGCAGTATATTAACATCAAACTTTTTCACCTATTCACTCAATAATTGTTGGTAGTGACAATGCCTATATTTGAGTCACATGGTGATGGAAGTCAAATGATAGATTCAAATTAACTACCATATCCCAGAACTGGCTTATTGAAAAAATCAGGAATAACCATTATTAATCTACATTGTTCAAATGATCGATTTGTTGTTCATAACGGTTAACATAATGTTTCGCCTCAATGGATTTTCTTGTCATCCCTTTATCTGTATTTTTAACGTCAGAATTTAATATCCTTTAATATCCATATCACAATAATATACATTGCACATTACTATTTACAAATTATACAGGTAAATAGAATGTCATTGAAAAACACACTAATATCAGTAGGTGTTTTCCCTTTGGACCGTTCGTTTGGGTGTGtttgattattcaaaattagaaCGTTTGATATCCATTGAGCCTTTTctattattttcttgtgtataaatattataataacaataGTTGTTATTTACTTA from Mytilus galloprovincialis chromosome 2, xbMytGall1.hap1.1, whole genome shotgun sequence encodes:
- the LOC143063207 gene encoding peroxisomal trans-2-enoyl-CoA reductase-like yields the protein MAAPTKICSVFRNGLFNGKVAIVTGGGTGIGKAITQELLYLGCNVMVASRNEERLRKATDEMKKNITSPAELDHMQCNIRKEEQVQNLISKTLKRFGKLNFLINNGGGQFPARAETFSLKGWNAVIETNLTGTFLCCREAYNQWMNDNGGVIVNIIADMWKGIPMMSHTGAARAAVDNLTKSLALEWAESGVRINSVAPGSSIYSETAAANYGDPKIFEYNIHKIPLKRLGTVEEISTSVCFLLSPASAYITGETIKVDGGGSLYSTMIFEVQDHKKSKAYTWKDDEETKSKL